One Rosa chinensis cultivar Old Blush chromosome 5, RchiOBHm-V2, whole genome shotgun sequence genomic region harbors:
- the LOC112201337 gene encoding laccase-17, with amino-acid sequence MGVALLSLVRHFVLFFITLGLIPHQQTLASITRHYKFDIQLQNVTRLCHTKSIVTVNGQFPGPRIVAREGDHLLIKVVNHVQSNISIHWHGIRQLQTGWADGPAYITQCPMQTGNNYVYNFTIIGQRGTLWWHAHISWLRSTTYGPLIILPKRGVPYPFTKPYKEVPIIFGEWWNVDPEAVINQALQTGGGPNVSDAYTINGLPGPLYNCSAKDTFKLKVQVVGKTYLLRLINAALNDELFFSIANHTLKVVETDAVYVKPFDTNTILIAPGQTTNVLLKTKPNFPNATFLMTARPYVTGLGTFDNSTVAAILEYETTTLHSILPLNKLPLHKPILPALNDTSFATKFASKLRSLNTPEFPANVPQKVDKRLFFTIGLGTNPCSQQQHKNQTCQGPNGTMFAASINNVSFTMPNTALLQSHFSGQSKGVYSPDFPISPSIPFNYTGAQLNNTNVSNGTKLMVLPFNTSVELVLQDTSILGAESHPLHLHGFNFFVVGQGFGNFDQNYDPRKFNLVDPVERNTVSVPSGGWVAIRFLADNPGVWFMHCHLEIHTSWGLKMAWVVLDGELPNQKLLPPPLDLPKC; translated from the exons ATGGGTGTTGCTCTTCTTTCACTTGTTAGGCACTTTGTTCTCTTTTTCATCACATTGGGTCTCATTCCTCATCAGCAAACTCTTGCAAGCATAACAAGGCACTACAAATTTGAT ATCCAACTGCAAAATGTGACAAGGCTGTGCCACACCAAGAGCATTGTAACCGTAAACGGACAATTTCCTGGGCCTCGAATTGTTGCTAGGGAGGGTGATCACCTCCTCATTAAAGTGGTTAACCATGTTCAAAGCAATATCTCCATCCATTG GCATGGGATTCGACAGCTTCAAACCGGGTGGGCCGATGGTCCGGCATACATTACTCAATGCCCGATGCAAACCGGCAACAATTATGTGTATAACTTTACCATTATAGGCCAAAGAGGCACGCTTTGGTGGCATGCTCACATTTCATGGCTAAGATCAACCACCTATGGCCCCTTAATCATTCTTCCCAAGCGTGGTGTTCCTTATCCATTTACCAAACCCTACAAGGAAGTTCCCATCATCTTTG GAGAATGGTGGAATGTGGATCCTGAAGCAGTCATAAACCAGGCCCTGCAGACTGGGGGAGGACCAAATGTTTCTGATGCTTATACGATTAATGGCCTCCCAGGACCTTTGTATAACTGCTCTGCCAAAG ATACATTCAAGCTTAAGGTTCAAGTAGTTGGGAAGACATACCTTCTGCGCTTGATCAATGCAGCACTGAACGACGAACTTTTCTTCAGCATTGCAAATCATACCCTCAAAGTAGTCGAAACAGACGCTGTTTATGTTAAGCCCTTCGACACCAACACCATTCTCATTGCCCCGGGACAAACTACAAATGTTCTCCTCAAAACCAAGCCTAACTTCCCAAATGCCACATTTCTCATGACCGCAAGGCCATACGTGACTGGTCTAGGCACCTTTGACAACTCCACTGTTGCTGCCATTCTAGAGTACGAAACTACTACACTTCACTCAATCCTCCCATTGAACAAACTTCCGCTCCACAAACCAATTCTCCCAGCTCTAAACGACACATCGTTTGCAACAAAGTTCGCCAGCAAACTCCGCAGCTTAAACACTCCAGAGTTCCCAGCGAACGTCCCGCAGAAAGTTGACAAGCGTTTGTTCTTCACAATAGGACTTGGAACCAACCCATGTAGCCAGCAGCAGCACAAAAACCAAACCTGCCAAGGACCCAATGGAACCATGTTTGCTGCTTCAATCAACAACGTTTCTTTTACTATGCCAAACACTGCCTTACTCCAATCCCACTTTTCTGGCCAATCAAAGGGAGTTTATTCCCCTGACTTTCCGATCAGCCCTTCAATTCCATTTAATTACACAGGGGCCCAGCTGAACAATACTAATGTGAGCAATGGTACAAAACTTATGGTGCTTCCGTTTAACACTAGTGTGGAGTTGGTGCTGCAAGACACTAGTATTCTTGGTGCTGAAAGCcatcctcttcatcttcatggATTCAACTTCTTTGTTGTTGGTCAAGGGTTTGGCAACTTTGACCAGAATTATGACCCTAGGAAGTTCAATCTGGTTGACCCCGTTGAAAGAAACACGGTGAGTGTGCCCTCTGGTGGGTGGGTTGCCATTCGGTTTCTAGCAGATAACCCAG GTGTCTGGTTCATGCATTGCCACTTGGAAATTCACACTAGCTGGGGCTTGAAGATGGCTTGGGTAGTCTTAGATGGAGAGCTTCCCAATCAAAAGTTGCTTCCTCCACCACTGGATCTTCCTAAATGCTGA
- the LOC112201593 gene encoding embryo-specific protein ATS3A-like, whose amino-acid sequence MATKDYGGSLLTCCVLLLALFAGGESFAPTSKENCTYAVTIETTCTKGASTSNNISLRFGDTNSNGVLVKHLNSKHIRRVDPLEPQVLDDVPRKPFQACVVDQFQVKGLCVDSPICYLYLKLAGTDDWRPGFAQVHVMEGSHSHLSSDYFYFRRYLPRRAWHGLDACDKEVTPFGIKQNRKVFVKKQGKHMSLP is encoded by the exons ATGGCAACAAAGGATTATGGAGGATCGTTATTAACATGCTGTGTGCTTTTGCTTGCGTTGTTTGCCGGAGGTGAAAGTTTCGCGCCAACGAGCAAG GAAAACTGTACATACGCAGTTACAATTGAAACAACATGCACAAAAGGCGCTTCAACCTCAAACAACATTAGCCTAAGATTTGGCGACACAAATTCTAATGGCGTTTTGGTAAAGCACCTAAACTCCAAGCACATAAGAAGGGTGGATCCACTAGAACCCCAAGTCCTTGACGATGTGCCTAGAAAACCATTTCAAGCTTGTGTTGTGGATCAGTTTCAAGTGAAGGGTCTATGCGTTGACTCACCCATCTGCTATTTGTATCTCAAACTGGCTGGAACTGATGACTGGCGGCCTGGTTTTGCTCAAGTCCATGTCATGGAGGGATCTCACTCTCATCTTAGCTCCGATTACTTCTACTTCCGCCGGTACCTGCCTCGCCGTGCTTGGCATGGTTTGGATGCGTGTGACAAAGAGGTCACTCCCTTTGGGATTAAGCAAAATAGGAAAGTCTTTgtaaagaaacaagggaaacatATGTCCTTGCCATGA
- the LOC112167073 gene encoding uncharacterized protein LOC112167073 — protein MCPNPDWHRTVHCPNLTPELKERLKVARSRDRKLKAFHPDDMACHICLKTDHWSSECSYLLEYPRGAIVGRFAQIICLCCGEEMPHPGVPGLDWKARVILKPAVTYPSIKEQLMELTLASEGAADGNGNNASTSEGAAYGTGIKASG, from the exons ATGTGTCCGAATCCAGATTGGCACCGGACTGTTCACTGCCCCAACCTCACTCCTG AGCTCAAGGAAAGGCTAAAAGTAGCAAGAAGCAGGGATCGAAAACTTAAAGCTTTCCACCCTGATGACATGGCTTGTCATATTTGTCTAAAGACAGACCACTGGTCTTCAGAATGCTCATACCTGCTCGAATATCCGAGGGGTGCAATTGTTGGTCGTTTTGCTCAAATAATTTGCTTGTGTTGTGGTGAGGAGATGCCCCACCCTGGTGTGCCTGGTCTTGACTGGAAAGCAAGAGTTATTCTCAAGCCTGCTGTTACTTATCCCAGTATCAAGGAACAGCTGATGGAACTGACACTGGCATCAGAAGGCGCAGCTGATGGCAATGGCAACAACGCAAGTACATCAGAGGGCGCAGCTTATGGCACTGGCATCAAGGCAAGTGGTTGA
- the LOC112201336 gene encoding laccase-17, producing MGVSIFSLQAFFRLFLFSFITLCLSSEPAVASITRHYKFEIKLQNITRLCHTKSVVTVNGQFPGPRIVAREGDNLLIKVVNHVHNNISIHWHGIRQLRSGWADGPAYVTQCPIQTGNSYVYNYTIVGQRGTLWWHAHISWLRSTVYGPLIILPKRGVPYPFIKPYKEVPIVFGEWWNADPEAVINQALQTGGGPNVSDAYTINGLPGPLYNCSAKDTFKLKVQAGKTYLLRLINAALNDELFFSIANHTLKVVETDAVYVKPFDTNTILIAPGQTTNVLLKTKPNFPNATFLMTARPYVTGLGTFDNSTLAGILEYETTAFHSNLPLNKLPLHKPTLPALNDTSFATKFASKLRSLNTPQFPANVPQKVDKRLFFTIGLGTSPCSQQQHNNQTCQGPNGTMFAASINNVSFTMPNTALLQSHFSGQSKGVYSPDFPISPLTPFNYTGAQLNNTNVGNGTKLMVLPFNTSVELVLQDTSILGAESHPLHLHGFNFFVVGQGFGNFDQNKDPKKFNLVDPVERNTVGVPSGGWVAIRFLADNPGVWFMHCHLEIHTSWGLKMAWVVLDGKLPNQKLLPPPSDLPTC from the exons atgGGTGTCTCTATTTTTTCATTGCAAGCGTTTTTCAGgctctttctcttctctttcaTAACTTTGTGTCTCAGTTCTGAGCCTGCAGTTGCAAGCATTACCAGGCACTACAAGTTTGAA ATCAAACTGCAAAATATCACAAGGTTGTGCCATACAAAGAGCGTTGTAACAGTTAATGGGCAGTTTCCCGGACCTCGGATTGTAGCAAGGGAGGGCGATAATCTCCTTATTAAAGTGGTTAATCATGTCCACAACAACATCTCCATCCATTG GCATGGGATTCGACAACTTCGATCCGGGTGGGCCGATGGGCCGGCATATGTGACCCAATGTCCTATACAAACAGGTAACAGTTATGTGTATAACTACACGATTGTAGGACAAAGAGGCACCCTTTGGTGGCATGCTCATATTTCATGGCTCAGATCAACTGTCTACGGTCCTCTAATCATTCTTCCAAAGCGTGGTGTTCCTTACCCATTTATCAAGCCCTACAAGGAAGTACCCATCGTCTTTG GAGAGTGGTGGAATGCAGATCCTGAAGCAGTCATAAACCAGGCACTACAAACTGGTGGAGGCCCAAATGTCTCAGACGCCTATACCATTAATGGACTGCCAGGACCATTGTATAACTGTTCTGCCAAAG ATACTTTCAAGCTGAAGGTTCAAGCTGGGAAAACATACCTTCTTCGCCTAATCAACGCAGCACTAAATGACGAGCTCTTCTTCAGCATTGCAAATCATACCCTCAAAGTGGTCGAAACAGACGCCGTTTATGTCAAGCCCTTCGACACCAACACCATTCTCATTGCCCCCGGACAAACCACAAACgttcttcttaaaaccaaaccCAACTTCCCAAATGCTACATTTCTCATGACCGCAAGGCCATACGTGACTGGTCTAGGCACCTTCGACAACTCCACTCTTGCTGGCATTCTAGAGTATGAAACGACCGCATTTCACTCAAACCTCCCACTGAACAAACTTCCACTCCACAAACCAACTCTCCCAGCTCTAAATGACACATCGTTTGCAACAAAGTTCGCCAGCAAACTCCGCAGCTTAAACACTCCACAGTTCCCAGCTAACGTCCCACAAAAAGTTGACAAGCGTTTGTTCTTCACAATAGGACTTGGAACCAGCCCATGTAGCCAGCAGCAGCACAACAACCAAACTTGCCAAGGACCCAATGGAACTATGTTTGCTGCTTCAATCAACAACGTTTCTTTTACTATGCCAAACACTGCCTTACTCCAATCCCACTTCTCTGGCCAATCAAAGGGGGTCTATTCCCCTGACTTTCCGATCAGTCCTTTAACTCCATTTAATTACACGGGAGCCCAGCTGAACAATACTAATGTGGGCAATGGTACAAAGCTAATGGTGCTTCCGTTTAATACTAGTGTGGAGTTGGTGTTGCAGGACACTAGTATTCTTGGTGCTGAAAgtcatcctcttcatcttcatggGTTCAATTTCTTTGTTGTTGGTCAAGGGTTTGGGAACTTCGACCAAAACAAAGACCCTAAGAAGTTCAATCTGGTTGACCCTGTTGAAAGAAACACCGTAGGTGTTCCCTCCGGCGGGTGGGTTGCAATTCGTTTCCTAGCAGACAACCCTG GTGTATGGTTCATGCATTGTCACTTGGAGATCCATACTAGCTGGGGCTTGAAGATGGCATGGGTAGTCCTAGATGGAAAACTTCCCAACCAGAAGTTGCTTCCTCCACCGTCAGATCTTCCCACATGTTGA